One window from the genome of Sebastes umbrosus isolate fSebUmb1 chromosome 12, fSebUmb1.pri, whole genome shotgun sequence encodes:
- the LOC119498256 gene encoding chemokine XC receptor 1-like, whose amino-acid sequence MAYNSTESGGSVTGSGEVEYLCDWAYETFETINGAFFILIFIFSVTGNCLLLGVLFVYEKLKNVTNIFVLNLAISNLILTVTLPFWAVYHLRHWVFGEFACKLITAAFIVGLYSSIILLTAMTVDRFIKMVLHNWLSSSVMRQRGAMVACAAAWVISTAASVSDAIKMKVETYDDGLPRCEDPSNNMDIKLGYYLQVSLLFFLPFAIIVFCYSAILKTVLQSSNRKRHRTVVVVLCIVAAFFICWGPYNILLFIMSLYEPKECNARKRVVIADYICRILAYSHCCMNPLLYMLSQKMRGHLLDILHCEKARRKNRERGTGQITSVIQNVAVTAPNFAGVLELHCK is encoded by the coding sequence ATGGCGTACAACTCCACAGAGAGCGGCGGAAGTGTGACCGGCAGCGGTGAAGTGGAATATTTGTGTGATTGGGCGTATGAAACGTTTGAAACCATCAATGGTGCCTTCTTCATTTTGATCTTCATCTTCAGTGTCACAGGAAACTGTCTCCTCTTAGGTGTTCTCTTCGTCTACGAGAAACTGAAAAACGTCACAAATATATTTGTCCTGAACCTGGCCATCTCCAATTTAATCTTGACTGTCACACTTCCATTCTGGGCCGTCTACCATCTGCGCCACTGGGTCTTTGGCGAGTTCGCCTGCAAACTTATAACTGCGgcattcattgttggtttgtaCAGTAGCATCATTCTACTGACTGCCATGACTGTGGATCGTTTCATAAAAATGGTGCTGCACAACTGGCTGAGCAGCTCTGTGATGAGGCAGAGGGGTGCAATGGTTGCCTGTGCAGCTGCCTGGGTCATCAGCACTGCTGCATCTGTGAGTGATGCTATCAAAATGAAGGTGGAAACCTACGATGATGGTCTTCCCAGGTGTGAGGATCCCTCTAATAACATGGATATCAAGCTGGGGTATTATCTCCAAGTGTCactgctcttcttcctcccatTTGCTATCATTGTTTTCTGCTATTCTGCTATCCTCAAGACAGTGTTGCAGTCTTCAAACAGAAAAAGACACAGGACTGTTGTGGTGGTGTTATGTATTGTTGCAGCCTTCTTCATCTGTTGGGGACCTTACAATATTTTGCTTTTCATCATGTCTTTGTATGAACCCAAAGAATGTAATGCAAGGAAACGCGTGGTGATTGCCGATTATATTTGTCGTATACTTGCTTATTCACACTGCTGTATGAACCCTCTGCTGTATATGCTCTCACAAAAGATGCGAGGGCatcttttggatattttacactGTGAGAAGGCTAGGAGGAAGAACAGGGAGAGAGGCACAGGCCAAATCACTTCTGTTATTCAGAATGTAGCTGTTACAGCACCAAACTTTGCTGGTGTATTGGAGCTACACTGCAAGTAA